One bacterium genomic window carries:
- a CDS encoding fatty acid--CoA ligase family protein, translated as MVILDGDFTADELSKLRIESAVIGKKQQVVPLSIDSVDKLIKILTDNQSWQLTLFTSGTTGIPKSITHTFRSLTRAVRISPKHTDDIWGFAYNPTHIAGLQVFYQALLNGNILVNLFNASRHTVLDLIKSFQITNISATPTFYRMLLPLTEVYPSVKRLTSGGEKFDAGLSEQLLSSFQNARMRNIYASTEAGTMLEGADDTFLIKDESLYRIVDNELYVHRSLLGEGDSALLVDDEWYHTGDLVEIIQENPKKVRFLHRKNEMINVGGYKVNPLEVEEIICMHHAVKQAFVYGKPNTLLGHILIADIVAEAGLTEKEIRTFLQSRLQLYKIPRIVNFVDNIRLTRSGKLKRT; from the coding sequence TTGGTAATATTGGACGGCGATTTTACTGCTGATGAGTTGAGCAAATTACGTATTGAGTCAGCTGTAATAGGGAAGAAGCAACAAGTAGTCCCTCTATCAATCGATTCAGTAGATAAGTTGATCAAAATCCTGACTGACAATCAATCCTGGCAATTGACCCTATTTACCTCTGGAACTACCGGCATTCCCAAGAGCATTACTCACACTTTCAGATCACTGACCCGGGCGGTACGTATTTCACCAAAGCATACTGATGATATTTGGGGTTTTGCATACAATCCAACACACATCGCCGGCTTGCAGGTATTTTATCAGGCCTTGCTAAACGGCAATATCTTGGTCAATCTCTTTAACGCTAGCCGGCATACTGTCCTGGACCTTATCAAATCCTTCCAAATCACCAATATTTCCGCGACCCCCACATTTTACCGGATGCTCCTACCCCTTACTGAAGTCTATCCTTCAGTAAAAAGATTGACTTCCGGCGGTGAAAAATTCGATGCTGGTTTAAGCGAGCAATTACTCTCCTCTTTCCAAAATGCCAGAATGCGAAATATCTATGCCTCCACAGAAGCCGGGACCATGTTAGAAGGGGCTGACGATACTTTTTTAATCAAAGATGAAAGCCTGTACCGTATTGTCGATAACGAGCTCTATGTACATCGTTCATTGCTTGGAGAAGGCGATTCGGCATTATTGGTAGATGATGAATGGTATCATACTGGTGATCTTGTCGAAATAATTCAGGAGAATCCTAAAAAGGTCCGCTTTCTTCACCGCAAGAATGAAATGATAAATGTTGGTGGCTACAAAGTAAATCCGCTAGAAGTGGAAGAAATTATCTGTATGCATCATGCGGTCAAGCAGGCCTTTGTCTATGGCAAGCCCAATACTCTCCTTGGCCATATTCTAATAGCCGATATAGTTGCTGAGGCCGGGCTGACAGAAAAAGAGATTCGGACGTTTCTGCAATCACGATTGCAGCTGTATAAAATACCTCGGATCGTAAATTTCGTAGATAACATAAGGCTTACACGGTCTGGAAAACTCAAGAGAACATAA